The Streptomyces sp. B3I8 nucleotide sequence CATCCGGCGTCGACTCATACCCACGGCCGCGTTGACCGCGGTCTCCGCGCTCACCCTCGCGGCCACCTCCGCCTGTTCCTCCGCCGACGCGGCCGGCGGCAACACCGCCAAGTTCGACGTCATGGCGTCGTTCTACCCGCTCGCCTTCCTCGCCGAGTCGATCGGCGGCGACCACGTGCACGTCACGAGCCTGACCCAGCCGGGCCAGGAGCCGCACGACCTGGAGATCAGCGCCCGGCAGACCGCGCGGCTCCAGGAGTCCGACGCGGTGCTCTACCTCAGCCGGCTCCAGCCCTCCGTGGACGACGCCGTCGCCCAGTCCGGGATCAGAACGAAGATCGACGCCGCCTCCCTGACCACGCTCGAGGACCACGGCAACGAGGTCGGCGGGCACGCTGCCGAGCACAGCGACGAGCACGGCGAGGAGGAGCCGGGCGGCAAGGACCCCCATATCTGGCTCGACCCCGTGCGCTACGCCGAGGTCGCCGAGGGCGTCGGCAAGGCCTTCGAGAAGGCCGACCCCGACCACGCCGACGCCTACCGCGAGAACACCGCGGCCCTGGT carries:
- a CDS encoding metal ABC transporter substrate-binding protein encodes the protein MNIRRRLIPTAALTAVSALTLAATSACSSADAAGGNTAKFDVMASFYPLAFLAESIGGDHVHVTSLTQPGQEPHDLEISARQTARLQESDAVLYLSRLQPSVDDAVAQSGIRTKIDAASLTTLEDHGNEVGGHAAEHSDEHGEEEPGGKDPHIWLDPVRYAEVAEGVGKAFEKADPDHADAYRENTAALVKKLDALDARFEKGLKDTDSKVFITTHAAFGYLAERYGLTEEAINGLDPESEPSAARVHALERMAKADGVTTVFYETLVSDRTAKTIASDTDLRTDVLDPIEGITRKSRGDDYFQVMESNLEALRKALGNPGSE